DNA sequence from the Streptomyces sp. CA-210063 genome:
CGGGGGACGAGATCACCGGGGCCTCCACGTTCCTCATCGAGGAGGGGCTCGACTCCGGGCCCGTGTACGGGACGGTCACCGAGGAGATCCGGCCGACGGATACGAGCGGTGATCTGCTGACCAGGCTCGCCTTCGCGGGGGCCGGGCTGCTCGCCGCCACGATGGACGGCATCGAGGACGGAACGCTGAAGGCCGTGCCGCAGCCCGTAGAGGGGATCACCCTCGCGCCGAAGATCACCGTGGAGGACGCGCAGATCGACTGGGCCGCGCCCGCGCTGCGCGTCGACCGGGTGGTGCGTGGGTGCACGCCGGCGCCGGGTGCGTGGACGACGTTCCGTGGTGAGCGGTTGAAGCTCATCCAGGTCGTGCCGGTGCCCGAGCGCACGGATCTCGCCCCGGGCGCGCTCGACGTCGGCAAGAACAACGTGTACGTCGGGACCGGGTCGTACGCCGTGGAACTGCTCTGGGTGCAGGCGCAGGGCAAGAAGCCGATGCGGGCCGCCGACTGGGCGCGCGGGGTGCGGATCGGCTCCGGGGAGTCCGTCGGCGACTGAGGCCCGGCGGTTGGTCGAATCGGCCCAGCAGGCACGGTTGTCGCCAACAGGTCGCCGACAGTCCCGAGCGGCTCTGGCGGCGCGAGTGGCCTGGCGGCTCGGCCAGTCCGGTCCGCCCGCGAGTCCGGGCTGTCCTGGTGCGCTCGGCAGGTTCAGGGACACCCCTGCAGGCCCAGCTGTCCCGGTCGCCCCGGCAGACCCAGGAACAACCCAGCAGACCCAGACCTCCCGCCCCCCCCAGGCCCCAGGTGGCCGATGCCCGGCGTACCGCCCCCGCGGCGTACGCTGGGCACGGCATCTCATCCCGTATCCGGAGCACCTTTTTCGTGAGTGAGCAGTCCCGTCGTCCGCGTAAGCCGGGCAAGCCGTACCGCCGTCCCCAGAAGGACCCCGTCCGTATGCTCGCCTTCGAGGCGTTGCGGGCCGTGGACGAGCGGGACGCGTACGCGAACCTCGTTCTGCCGCCGCTGTTGCGCAGGGCGCGGGAGAAAGAGGGGCCCGACAAGTTCGACGGGCGGGACGCGGCGCTGGCGACCGAACTCGTGTACGGGACGCTGCGTCGGCAGGGGACGTACGACGCCGTCATCGCGGAGTGCGTCGACCGGCCGTTGCGGGAGGTCGACCCGCCGGTGCTGGACGTGCTCAGCCTCGGTGCGCACCAGTTGCTGGGGACGCGGATCCCCACCCACGCGGCCGTGTCCGCCTCCGTCGAACTCGCGCGGGTCGTGCTCGGGGACGGGCGGGCCAAGTTCGTGAACGCGGTGCTGCGCAAGGTCGCGCAGCATGACCTCGACGGATGGCTGGAACGCGTCGCACCGCCCTACGACGACGATCCGGAGGACCACCTCGCCGTCGTGCACTCACATCCCCGGTGGGTGGTGTCCGCGCTCTGGGACTCGCTCGGCGGTGGACGCGCCGGCATCGAGGATCTGTTGGAGGCCGACAACGAGCGGCCTGAGGTCACTCTCGTCGCCCGGCCCGGGCGGGCCACCACCGAGGAACTGCTCCGCGAGGAGGCCGCGGTGGCGGGGCGCTGGTCGCCGTACGCCGTGCGGCTCTCCGAGGGCGGGGAGCCGGGTGCCGTCGACGCCGTACGGGAGGGCCGTGCGGGTGTGCAGGACGAGGGCAGCCAGCTGGTGGCGCTCGCCCTGGCGAACGCGCCGCTCGACGGGCCCGACAAGGCATGGCTGGACGGGTGTGCCGGGCCCGGCGGCAAGGCGGCGCTGCTCGCCGCCCTCGCCGCCGAGCGCGGGGCCGTGCTGCTCGCCTCGGAGAAGCAGCCGCACCGGGCGGGGCTCGTCGCGAAGGCGCTGCACGGCAACCCCGGGCCGTATCAGGTCATCGCGGCGGACGGGACCCGTCCGCCGTGGCGGCCGGGGGCCTTCGACCGGGTGCTGATGGATGTGCCCTGCACGGGGCTCGGGGCCCTGCGGCGGCGGCCCGAGGCCCGTTGGCGGCGGCGGCCCGAGGATCTGGAGGGGTTCGCCCCGCTCCAGCGGGCGCTGCTGCGGACCGCGCTGGAGTCCGTACGGGTCGGTGGTGTCGTCGGCTACGCGACCTGCTCGCCGCACCTCGCCGAGACCCGAGCCGTTGTCGACGACGTGCTCAAGCAGTACGGCGGCGCGGCCGACCTCATCGACGCGCGGCCCCTCCTGGAGGGCGTGCCGGCGCTGGGCGAGGGTCCCGACGTACAGCTGTGGCCGCATCTGCACGGAACGGACGCCATGTATCTGGCGTTGATCCGCCGGACCGCGTAGGCGGCCACTGCCTGCCTGCCTGCCCGCTGCCTGCCTGTCTGCCTGCCTGCGGTTCGGGTGGGTGAGCAGCTTTCACCCACGGGATCGCGATCGCATCGACGACCCTCGTCCGTCAGGCCGCGCGAGATCCTCATCTGCCCGGCCCGGCACCGCTCTCCACCGGTTCCTTCCCCGTCGCGCCGCCGTCCTCGCGCGCCAGCCGGTGGGGCCACCACACCTTCGGTCCGACGTCCAGGAACAGGGCGGTGACCAGTACGGACCGCACGATGAAGGTGTCCAGGAGGACGCCCAGGGCGACCGCGAAGCCGATCTCGGCGAAGGCGACCATGGGGAGGGTGCCGAGCGCGGCGAAGGTGCCGGCGAGGACCAGGCCGGCCGAGGTGATCACCGCGCCGGTCGCCGCGAGGCCCGTCACCACGCCCTTGCGGGTGCCCTGGTGGGCGGCCTCCTCGCGGATGCGGGTGGTCAGGAAGATGTTGTAGTCGATGCCCAGGGCGACCAGGAAGACGAAGACGAACAGCGGGAAGTCGGTCGACTCGCCCGCGTAGTCGAAGAGGTGTCTGAAGGCGAGCGCGCTGATGCCCAGCGCCGCGGCGAAGGAAAGGATCACGGTCCCGATCAGCAGGAGCGGGGCGATCAGGGCGCGGAGCAGGGCGCAGAGGATCAGCAGGACCACGACCAGCACCAGCGGGATGATCAGGATGTTGTCGCGGGTCGTCGCCTCGTCCATGTCCAGCAGGGCCGCCGTACCGCCGCCCACCTGGGCGTCGGCGTCCGGCACGTCGTGGACGGCGTCCCGGACACGTTCCACGGTCTGTTTGGCCGCCTCGCTGTCGGAGGGGTCGGACAGGGTGGCCTCGAAGAGGACCTTGCCCTCGTGGGCGGGTTTGGTGCCGGGTGGCAGGCCGAGCGAGTCCGCCACGACGCCTTCCGTGTCGGCGACCACGCGGCCCACCTCCCGGGCCTGCGCCTGGTTGCTGATGATCACGAGAGGATCGCCGCTGCCCGCCGGGAAGTAGCGCGCGGAGATCTCCTGGCCGACGATCGAGTCCGGCTCACCCGTGAAGGCGTCCGCGTTGCTGATGCCCTCCGCGCGCAGCTGGATCAGGCCCAGCGAGCACAGGGCCAGCGCGGCGGCCGTGGCGACCCAGACCATCCGAGGGCGGCGGGCGAAGCGGCGGCCCGTCCGGGCCCACACACCGCGCTCCGTCGGGTCGGCGCTGCCGAGGTGGGGGATCACCGGCCAGAAGATCCAGCGGCCGAAGATCACCAGCAGGGCGGGGAAGAGCGTCATCATCGCGAGCAGGGCGACCGCGACGCCGACGGCCGCCACCGGGCCCAGGCCGCTCGTCGAGTTCATCTCGGCGGCCAGCAGGACCAGCATGCTCAGGACGACCGTCGCGCCGGACGCCAGCACCGCCGGGCCCGCGCGGTGCAGGGCCAGGGCCATCGCCTCGTGGCGGTCCTCGTGGCGGCGCAGCTCCTCGCGGTAGCGGGCCACGAGCAGCAGGGCGTAGTCGGTGCCCGCGCCGAAGACGAGGACGGTGAGGATGCCCGCGCTCTGGCCGTTCACGGTCAAGCCGCCATGCTCCGCCAGCAGATAGATCATGGCCTGGGCCGTGAAGAGGGCGACGATGACGGCGAGCAGCGGGACCAGGAGCAGGGTCGGACTGCGGTAGGTGAGCAGGAGCATCACGATGACGACGGCCATCGCCGACACCAGCAGCGTGGAGTCGATGCCCTCGAAGGCCTCGGAGAAGTCGGCGGACGTACCGCCCGGACCCGTGATGTGGACGGCGAGCCCGCCGCCGCCCTCGCCCACGCCGTCCCGGATCGAGTCGACCGCGGGCGCGATCCGCTCCCAGCCCTTCTCGTCCATCGTGATCGGCACGTAGATCTGGGCGGCCCTCGGGTCGGTCTCACGGTCGTAGACGGGGCCGCGGGTCTGGGAGCCGATGATCCCGTGGTCGGTCAGCCCCTTGAGTTCGCGTACGTCCGCCTCGATCTTCGACCGGTCCTCGGTCGTGAGGCCGCTCTCGCGGGCGTAGACGACCACCGCGGGGATCTGCTCGGGCCGGAATCCCTCGGAGATCTCCAGGACCTGGGTGGACTCGGCCGAGCCCGGCAGCCAGGAGGCAGCGTCGTTGTCCTGGGCGTCGGTGAGTTTCGGCGCGAGCGGGGCGGTCAGGAACAGCACCACCAGCCACAGGACCAGGACGACCCACTTGGCGCGGCGCCCGCACACCAGGTGCCCGATGCCCCGGCCGGCCGGCGGCCTCGTCTCCCGCCGGGTCTCCGTCACGGCCACCCCCACGGCCGTACGGGGACCCGGTCCGCGGGCCGAACCCCGGGCCGGTGGGCCGCCTGGCACGGCATGACGCCGGGCCGGTGGGCCGCCCCGCACGCCGTGGGCCGCCGCCGGGCGGCTTCGGCTGGAGAGACCAGGTGCGGACCGAGGCGAACAACCGGTCGTGGACATGGGAGGCTTGGTCCATGGCCGCGCAGATCAACCCAAGCATCCTGTCCGCCGACTTCGCCCGTCTCGCCGACGAGGCGAAGGCGGTCGAAGGGGCCGACTGGCTCCATGTAGACGTGATGGACAACCATTTCGTCCCGAACCTCACGCTCGGTGTGCCGGTCGTGGAGTCCCTGGCCCGCGCGACTCGGACGCCGCTGGACTGCCACCTGATGATCGAGGCCCCCGATCGGTGGGCGCCCCAGTACGTGGAAGCGGGTGCCGGTTCGGTCACCTTCCATGTGGAGGCGGCCGCCGCACCGGTGCGGCTCGCCCGCGAGATCCGGGCCAAGGGAGCCAGAGCCTCCATGGCGCTCAGGCCCGCGACGCCGATCGAGCCGTTCGAGGACCTGCTGCCCGAGCTCGACATGGTGCTGATCATGACGGTCGAACCGGGCTTCGGAGGCCAGGCCTTTCTCGACATCATGCTCCCCAAGATCCGCCGGACCCGCGAGTTGATCAGCAAGCACGGCCTCGACCTGTGGCTCCAGGTCGACGGCGGCGTCGCCGAGTCCACCATCGAGCGCTGCGCCGAGGCGGGCGCCGACGTCTTCGTCGCCGGTTCCGCGGTGTACGGGGCGGAGGACCCGGCCGCGGCGGTGCGTGCGCTGCGGGCCCAGGCGGAGGCCACGACGGCAACCGCCGGCTGGGCCTGCGGCCACTGAGTCACGGGCGTACGGCCGTGCGAACGCCGAGGCGGGCGTGGCACGTCGGGCGACCACAGGGCCAAGGGAACGTGAACGACGTTCCTTCGGGCTGATCGAAAACGCCGGATCTGCAAGGATGAACGGCGTATCCATGTGTGAAGAGCAGTGAGGAGATGGCCGTGTCGGGTATGTCGGCGGGCCGGTCAGCCATGCGGATGGGACCCGCTGAGCTGGTTCAGGCGGCGGCCATGGCCCGCCGCTTCTACCTCGAGGGCAAATCCAAGATCCAGATCGCCGAGGAGTTCGGCGTGAGCCGCTTCAAGGTGGCCCGGGTTCTGGAGACCGCCCTCGAACGGGATCTCGTACGCATCGAGATCCGCGTCCCCGCGGAGCTGGACGCCGACCGCTCCGACGCGCTGCGCGCTCGCTACGGCCTCAGGCACGCCGTGGTCGTCGAGTCGCCGGCCGACGCCGAGGAGTCGCCCGACCCGGAGAACCTCGGTGAGGTGGCTGCGGACCTGCTCGGCGAACTGGTGAACGAGGGCGATGTCCTCGGCCTCGCCTGGGGGCGCTCCACCATCCACATGGCGGCCGCCCTGGACCGGCTGCCGCCCTGCACGGTGGTGCAGCTGACAGGCGTGTACGACGCCGGGACCGCCGAGCGCGGCTCGGTCGAGGCGGTACGGCGGGCCGCGCAGGTGTCGGGCGGCGACGCCCACCCCATCTACGCGCCGATGCTGCTGCCGGACGCGGCCACCGCGGCCGCGCTGCGCAACCAGACCGGGATCGCCCGGGCCTTCGAGTACTTCGACAAGGTCACGGTCGCCTGTGTCTCCATCGGCTCGTGGGAGGCGGGCATCTCCACGGTGCACGACATGCTCAGCGACGAGGAGCGCGGCCACTACGCCTCCCTCGGTGTCGCCGCCGAGATGTCCGCACACCTCTTCGACTCCGATGGCCGCCGTGTCGGGCGTGACCTGGGCGAGCGGTGCATCACGGTCAAGGCCGACCAGCTCCGCCGTATCCCCGAGGTCGTGGCGATCGCGGGCGGCCAGCGCAAGGCGGCCGCGATCGACGCCGTCCTGCGGTCGGGGCTGGTGACCAGCCTCGTCACCGACACATCGGCGGCGGACTACCTGCTGATGGCCGGTCCGACGCCGCGGCCGGCGCTCAACCGGGCGGACCCGGACGGGCCCTGACGGGGCGCTCCACGTGGGTCGGCGGGGTGCGTCCGCCGGCCCCGGCCGGGGCCGGCGATCAGTCAGTACGAGTCGTACAGGACGGTGTTGAGATGAGTGAGGGCACGCTCGCCGAAGTACTGGGCGCCGGCGGCTGGGTCCACATCGGGCTGGACCTCGGCGGTGTCACGGACAAGCCCGCCTTCATGGACCGCTGCGCCCGCGCCTTCGACCTGCCCGAGTACTTCGGCCGCAACTGGGACGCCCTCGCCGACTGCCTCACCGACCTGTCGTGGGCGCCGCCCGTACGGGGACGCCTGGTCGTGATCACCGGCTGGCAGGAGTACGCGGGGGCCGAGCCGAACGACTGGAGCATCGCACGGGAGGTGTTCGCGGACGCCGCCGACCACTGGACCGGCACCGCCACCGAGCTGCGGATCGTGCTGGCTCTCGGAGGATCCTCCTAGGCCGCCCACGGCCCCTCTGGACGATCCGTCGGGGCCGCTCATACCCGCCGACATGGGACAATGAAGTACGTGCTCTTCCCCCTGGCGGTCCTGTCAGGGGGTCACCTCTGATCGACTGGGATGTGCGGCACGTGCGTTTCCTCAATGACATCCAGCCCGCGTACGACCTGACGTACGACGACGTCTTCATGGTCCCGAGCCGCAGCGCCGTCGGATCGCGGCAGGACGTGGACCTGGCCTCCC
Encoded proteins:
- the fmt gene encoding methionyl-tRNA formyltransferase; amino-acid sequence: MKLVFAGTPEVAVPALDALIASGRHEVAAVVTRPDAPAGRGRRLVASPVAQRAAEAGIEVLKPNRPRDEEFLARLREIAPDCCPVVAYGALLPRVALDVPAQGWVNLHFSLLPAWRGAAPVQHSIMAGDEITGASTFLIEEGLDSGPVYGTVTEEIRPTDTSGDLLTRLAFAGAGLLAATMDGIEDGTLKAVPQPVEGITLAPKITVEDAQIDWAAPALRVDRVVRGCTPAPGAWTTFRGERLKLIQVVPVPERTDLAPGALDVGKNNVYVGTGSYAVELLWVQAQGKKPMRAADWARGVRIGSGESVGD
- a CDS encoding RsmB/NOP family class I SAM-dependent RNA methyltransferase; protein product: MSEQSRRPRKPGKPYRRPQKDPVRMLAFEALRAVDERDAYANLVLPPLLRRAREKEGPDKFDGRDAALATELVYGTLRRQGTYDAVIAECVDRPLREVDPPVLDVLSLGAHQLLGTRIPTHAAVSASVELARVVLGDGRAKFVNAVLRKVAQHDLDGWLERVAPPYDDDPEDHLAVVHSHPRWVVSALWDSLGGGRAGIEDLLEADNERPEVTLVARPGRATTEELLREEAAVAGRWSPYAVRLSEGGEPGAVDAVREGRAGVQDEGSQLVALALANAPLDGPDKAWLDGCAGPGGKAALLAALAAERGAVLLASEKQPHRAGLVAKALHGNPGPYQVIAADGTRPPWRPGAFDRVLMDVPCTGLGALRRRPEARWRRRPEDLEGFAPLQRALLRTALESVRVGGVVGYATCSPHLAETRAVVDDVLKQYGGAADLIDARPLLEGVPALGEGPDVQLWPHLHGTDAMYLALIRRTA
- a CDS encoding MMPL family transporter, which encodes MTETRRETRPPAGRGIGHLVCGRRAKWVVLVLWLVVLFLTAPLAPKLTDAQDNDAASWLPGSAESTQVLEISEGFRPEQIPAVVVYARESGLTTEDRSKIEADVRELKGLTDHGIIGSQTRGPVYDRETDPRAAQIYVPITMDEKGWERIAPAVDSIRDGVGEGGGGLAVHITGPGGTSADFSEAFEGIDSTLLVSAMAVVIVMLLLTYRSPTLLLVPLLAVIVALFTAQAMIYLLAEHGGLTVNGQSAGILTVLVFGAGTDYALLLVARYREELRRHEDRHEAMALALHRAGPAVLASGATVVLSMLVLLAAEMNSTSGLGPVAAVGVAVALLAMMTLFPALLVIFGRWIFWPVIPHLGSADPTERGVWARTGRRFARRPRMVWVATAAALALCSLGLIQLRAEGISNADAFTGEPDSIVGQEISARYFPAGSGDPLVIISNQAQAREVGRVVADTEGVVADSLGLPPGTKPAHEGKVLFEATLSDPSDSEAAKQTVERVRDAVHDVPDADAQVGGGTAALLDMDEATTRDNILIIPLVLVVVLLILCALLRALIAPLLLIGTVILSFAAALGISALAFRHLFDYAGESTDFPLFVFVFLVALGIDYNIFLTTRIREEAAHQGTRKGVVTGLAATGAVITSAGLVLAGTFAALGTLPMVAFAEIGFAVALGVLLDTFIVRSVLVTALFLDVGPKVWWPHRLAREDGGATGKEPVESGAGPGR
- the rpe gene encoding ribulose-phosphate 3-epimerase, with product MAAQINPSILSADFARLADEAKAVEGADWLHVDVMDNHFVPNLTLGVPVVESLARATRTPLDCHLMIEAPDRWAPQYVEAGAGSVTFHVEAAAAPVRLAREIRAKGARASMALRPATPIEPFEDLLPELDMVLIMTVEPGFGGQAFLDIMLPKIRRTRELISKHGLDLWLQVDGGVAESTIERCAEAGADVFVAGSAVYGAEDPAAAVRALRAQAEATTATAGWACGH
- a CDS encoding sugar-binding transcriptional regulator, which gives rise to MKSSEEMAVSGMSAGRSAMRMGPAELVQAAAMARRFYLEGKSKIQIAEEFGVSRFKVARVLETALERDLVRIEIRVPAELDADRSDALRARYGLRHAVVVESPADAEESPDPENLGEVAADLLGELVNEGDVLGLAWGRSTIHMAAALDRLPPCTVVQLTGVYDAGTAERGSVEAVRRAAQVSGGDAHPIYAPMLLPDAATAAALRNQTGIARAFEYFDKVTVACVSIGSWEAGISTVHDMLSDEERGHYASLGVAAEMSAHLFDSDGRRVGRDLGERCITVKADQLRRIPEVVAIAGGQRKAAAIDAVLRSGLVTSLVTDTSAADYLLMAGPTPRPALNRADPDGP
- a CDS encoding barstar family protein, which translates into the protein MSEGTLAEVLGAGGWVHIGLDLGGVTDKPAFMDRCARAFDLPEYFGRNWDALADCLTDLSWAPPVRGRLVVITGWQEYAGAEPNDWSIAREVFADAADHWTGTATELRIVLALGGSS